In Deltaproteobacteria bacterium, the sequence CCACAAGCGCACGTTTATCAAAACGATTAGTTGGAGGGTGGTGGCGACATTCACTACCGCCGGAGTCACCTTCCTCCTGACGGGGCGCCTGGATTTCGCGATTTCCGTGGGAGTGGCGGACTCGCTGGTAAAGTTTCTCATTTATTACCTCCACGAGCGGATGTGGTCCCGGACCCGGTTCGGGCAGATCCAAAAGCCGGATTACGAAATCTGACGGGAAGGATGGCATGGAGCGGGACGAAGGGAAATGCCTGGTGAAAATTCCGGTCGAGCGGCTCGACGGCCTGCGGGCGCGGTTCCGGGGGGCGCCTCCGGAAGAGGTGCTCCGGTGGGCCCTGTCCGAATACCATCCGGACGTCGCGC encodes:
- a CDS encoding DUF2061 domain-containing protein, translated to MATFTTAGVTFLLTGRLDFAISVGVADSLVKFLIYYLHERMWSRTRFGQIQKPDYEI